The Azospirillum brasilense genome has a window encoding:
- a CDS encoding DUF2270 domain-containing protein — protein MDDIAAKAPKTHYTSAEVTALSHLYRAEIYRSTVWRTRLDATTNWAVVTTGIALSLTFSSATASPLPLVLVGLLVAVFLYIEARRYRFFDFWRIRAHVLELYFLGPILRGQGDQFARGWNETLFQDYQNPNLHITYLEAVGRRLRRNYGWIFLIQVVAYLGKLMIHPVPLSSLDELFARATIGPVPGEIVLLCGMVFHGTWMAIAFRTFRSRRGADRERPPPPATDAVLDLARGP, from the coding sequence CATCTCTACAGGGCCGAGATCTACCGAAGCACCGTCTGGCGGACCCGGCTGGACGCCACCACCAACTGGGCGGTGGTCACCACCGGGATCGCCCTGTCGCTGACCTTCAGCAGCGCCACCGCCTCCCCCCTGCCGCTGGTGCTGGTGGGGCTTCTGGTCGCCGTGTTCCTCTACATCGAGGCGCGGCGCTACCGCTTCTTCGACTTCTGGCGAATCCGCGCCCATGTGCTGGAGCTGTATTTCCTGGGGCCCATCCTGCGCGGCCAGGGCGACCAATTCGCCCGGGGCTGGAACGAGACGCTGTTCCAGGACTACCAGAACCCCAACCTTCACATCACCTACCTGGAGGCGGTGGGCCGCCGTCTGCGGCGGAACTACGGCTGGATCTTCCTGATCCAGGTGGTGGCCTATCTGGGCAAGTTGATGATCCACCCGGTCCCGCTGTCGAGCCTGGACGAGCTGTTCGCGCGGGCGACCATCGGGCCGGTGCCGGGGGAGATCGTCCTGCTCTGCGGCATGGTCTTCCACGGCACCTGGATGGCCATCGCCTTCCGGACCTTCCGCAGCCGCCGCGGCGCCGACCGCGAGCGCCCGCCCCCGCCGGCCACCGACGCCGTGCTCGATCTGGCGCGGGGGCCGT